One Salvia splendens isolate huo1 chromosome 1, SspV2, whole genome shotgun sequence genomic window, ttttatactgtTGTGGATTCAATTTACATAATGAAATCGATTATTGTTATAATGCTATTTTTCGAATATGTAATGACCAACGTCGTACTAtcgtactccttccgtccttgaaatattgtccaattttgtcattttgatccatccgcaaaatgttgtccaatttttttttatttgtggtAAATGGAACTCActttcactaactcattacactcacattttattataaaactaatatataaatacgTAGGATCTacattctattaactttttccattcattttacttcatatttattaaaatctcTGCCGAGTCAAACTTGGACAATTGGTGAcgttagagatgcccaccggttccggttccgaaccggaaccgtggccattttcccgaaccggaaccgacggAATTCgtgtcgcggtccggttcaggttcaaggtatttcgaaccggaaccgtcaccgaaccggcggttccggacgattcggaaccggcggttaaccggcggaaccgccggttcgggcgcgtATATCAAGGCATGGGTGATGGGGCCGACGGCGGCAGCTTTTTAGCTGAAAAACCGGCCGGTTCTGGCGGTTTTTGGgacttgaaccggcggttaaccgacggttaaccgtgaaaaccggcggttaaccgtgaaaaccggcggttaaccgacGGTTCAGTGGTATCCGGTTGCAGCGCGAGACACGAGGAGACATggcgcagcttttgcagacggtttcgttgaccgaaccggcggttttgtcccggaaaccggcggttcaggcggttttccgccaaaaaccgccggttttccgaaaattcaattttttttttaatttcaaattcgaattcttccattttcctccccatttttatctataaatacccccctctatcctcatttacattcaccccactcttgtgttaataagagtttctctcttcaatctcccaattcccgcttccaccgtcgccgttgagcaagcttttagtgtcgtcggttgtgtcctagacgataaaaggagcaatctctccgccaagaacatggaagccactatgctacttgatgattgggcaaaggcggacatgagagcacaagagccggatttcgacttccgtgtagagagtgatggtgaagaattttcctccgatggcgatgacgaggtcaaaagcgagagcactcaacaatagcaatgacgaggggcggtgaacggcgagcacgaccgaccaaataggtaagtaaggtaagggAACTACGTgtgctttgattcctcaataaaattgtggatacgtaggcaactcaacttaaatttgaaaagtttaactttgaaagtttaagttgagctcaagcccttttcaatttaattttttcccccatttcatgtttttttcaatgtaaattatattacattgttgtatgttgtatacttgtagttgtagatgtatatatattgtaatttgtaatgtatcgttgtccgttacaactcaaactcaataaaattgatatcattttctccttattcgccgtatttctatttgaattatacattgtcttgttccaatttgttgtaaaaatccaaatttcaaattaaaaaaaaaatacaaccgagccgcgaaaccgccggttccaaaccggaaccgcctaaaccgccggaaaaaccggcggttccgaaccggaaccggaactgtgaaatagcctcacggttcggttccggttccgccttcgactgaaccggaaccgccagttcgtgaaccgtgggcaacactaggTGACGTAGGGAGTAGTATTCAATAACAACTGACAATTCTAAAATATCTATATTTTTTAGGCAGAAGTATAGATCGGAAAATGTAGACTACTTTACCATTTGAATTGCTTGGTATCAACTCCTTCTCTGTAGCGAGTCTAATCCCAAGattttaaatactactagtattactactactactactttataATTTTAGTGGGCGTTCGGTTGGCGCAACTAAAGCACGTGTACTGTTTAATCCTATGTTCGGTTAGTAAAATTGGACgactaattaatccatgatacTATCTTAGATGGATAATCTCCCAATTATGAGTCGCACCCGTACCCCTGCGACAAAAACAATATGGGGAATGATTAACCTTTAGTTCCATTTTTGCCCCCCATCGTCAACCACACCAGGCAGATCTAGATTTCGCCGCCTCAGCAAACGTTGTTACTCTATCGATGCCCATGTCTCAGGCCGAAACGGCGGTGCTACACCAGCAAATTGGTGATTTTCACCGGCAGAGAAACTGAGGTGATGGAGTGGTTGAGATCGATGTTCGATCGCCAATCAAATTGGGGATGATGAGCGAGGGTTCTCCAATCAAATCTGGCGGCACGACGACGTTATGGAGTTGTTTTCCGGAATGGTGGCTGACGAGGACAGAAAGATGAGGCGAGGGGGGTTTGGATGGTTTTTTTGCTGGTGGTGCCGCCGTGCTGAGCCGGCGGTGAGGGAGAAGCTGGTGCGGTGAAAGTAATTTGAGGACGGAAGGATATCAAGGATATATAGGTAAATATGtgtaattatataaattaaatatattttaaaagcATAGGAAGATTGTGAGATTAACCGAACACTTTTTATTTATCTAATATTCAATCTAGATCTATCCCATACTCAATCTCAATATTAATTTGTCATGTAAACCGAACGTGGCCTTAATGTCAAGTTACTTCATTCATACTCTGGTCCCATCTATTTCTTAGTAGTTAACACTTGATGATTCTTTCCACAACTTTAACCATCTTTTCAGTGACCATATCAACAAGTAGTCTAATACATTTCCCAGATTGTGTTAACTGTGTTAATTTCATGAATGTCTCTTGTTTGCAATCATATCATAGTTGTAGCTTTGCTTGATccttgagtctctatgtgttgaTTGTACCATACCAAGATTCTCAGTCTCTCCTACAAACCAAGATGGCTCCAAAACTATTCAAATCAATCAACAAACTGATCCTGTATTTATCAATCCTCGCCGCCGCAGTCTGCATTGCCACCTTCTCCAAAGCCTACTCTCTCAAATCCTTCCTCCGCCCCGACGCCTCCAGCACCCACGCCGCCTTCTTCCCGTCCCACGTCAACGAGCAAGAGATCACGCAGACTCTCAACCTAGTCATCCACAAGCTCCAGCACGAGCTCGACCAAATACGCGTCGACACGCCCCTGCGCTCCAAGCACGCGCCTCTTTTGGCCGACGTGCTTGGCCTAATTGACTCCGTCCGCGACTCCCTGGATGGGGATCAGGATCTGCTGAGCATTTCCTGACAGAGGAGATCAGGAAATACATCCGGGTCAAGCCCAACAGGCTCGGGAAACAGAACTTCATGGGCCATCGGCCACGGGTGCTTCGCTCTGAGAGATGAGCTGGAATCCTACATGGATTACGACATAGGCGACGTGTGACTGGAAACTAGCTCAAAAACTCATGATCCACGGCTGCGATCCCCTGCCCCGGAGGCGCTGCTACGCCCTTGCTCCTCAGATCTACACGCGGCCTCTCCCCATCAACGAGTCCCTCTGGAAGCTTCCAGACGACCGGAACGTGCAATGGGGCGGGTACCGGTGCAAGAACTTCACATGCTTGGCTAGCAATGTCACAAAAAAGGGCTTCTTCAAATGTGCAGAGTGTTTCAATTTGGTTGATCATGAATCTCCAAGGTGGATCAAGCCAGTGTACCAGAATCCTAACATTAGTCTGACTTCGGATTTCATGATCTCCGATGTTCTTGATTTAAAGCGCGGCGAGATAAGGATAGGGCTAGATTTCAGCGTGGGGACGGGGACGTTCGCAGCGCGGATGAGGGAGCACAATGTGACTATAGTGACTGCTGCGGTCAATCTTGGCGCTCCGTTCAATGAGATGATCGCGCTGCGGGGGCTGGTCCCGTTGTACGTAACGGTGAACCAGCGGCTTCCGTTCTTCGACAACACGCTGGATGTGATCCACACCACGAGATTTCTGGATGGGTGGATTGATCTGGTGCTGCTGGAGTTTGTGGTGTATGATTGGGATAGAGTGCTGAGGCCAGGGGGGCTGGGCTGCTGTGGATTGATAGCTTCTTTTGTTTGAAGGAGGATTTGGATGACTATTTGGGGGTGTTTGGGATGATGAGGTACAAGAGACATGAGTGGATTGTGGTGCCTAAGTTTGATAAGAATGATGACAGAGAGGTCTTCTTTTCTGCTGtcttggagaaaccatccaggCCATTTAGATGATGGGGGGGATTTATCTTTTCATAATTTTCATCTTTTCGAATGATTATATGATATTGGTATTTAATGGTTTTACTTTTGTGGACATATAATTGATTAATCATATAAGTAGCTCATTATATTCAATCTTGTGAAACATAAGCTTGTTCGAATAGACAGACAATAGCAAGTTTGAAACAACAATCATAAACATATATTCATTGCAAGATGTCAAGATTTGTTGAAATGAGAACATTAATCAAATGAATATAAGTGGCAAATAAAGTTAACTAGTactatagtagtaataaaaaaaattacaaatcgaaaTATGTAACAGAAAATTAAAAGGAGCGAACATCCTCCTCCATGAACAATGTCTTGAGCGGAATCAAACTTGGGGTATAAAGAAGCGCAATGCTTTGGAAATCAAAGGATGGATCAAAAAAATTAGTGTAGTCTTTGATATATGTTGTTTTGCTGGAGTAGCAAAATATACACGCCGTTGTACGGTCCCACATAATTAAGTCACCATTTTCCAACACTTTGAATGGGGTAAGGTAACCAAATAAACGCCTATAGTGGCAAGttttatatatgaaaaaatccttagtccaagatttgcCATCCCTCATCAACCAAATCACAATTTGACCATTTGATGTCGACCACGAATCATCGCACAAACACAAGCAATCATCAATAACATAAAGGCTCCTATGACTAGTAAGGTCGTGACAACGAGGAGGAACAGGCAAAGTAGTAAAGACCTCTGTTTCGAGATCAAACCTAGAAACCTCCGCCTCGTCCTCGTCCTCGTCCTCACTCCATACTAGCCAATGAAGATTCCCACCGACGAACGAACACACGGCCCTTGACTTCACAGGTGGGGTCCCCTCAATAATGGTCCTCCATTTCCCCGTTCCCAAAGTGTATACTTGACATTCGTGCTCTTTACCATCAAGTTGGACAATCCGAACCACCTTATATTGGCCGGTTCTTCTACTCACCCCAAGTCCAAAACTACTGTTTCGCGAGTAGTGATActctggaggaggaggattAGGAAGTGTGACATATTCGCGGGTGATGGGATTGCATATGGATAGATGATGAAGGGGGAGATCATCGTGGTACTCCGATAGCAAGATCAAACCGTTGATGGAGCTAAGTAGGAGGGGTGTGTAGCCGGGGACGGCCAACTCGAAGGCCACCGTGTTAGGGGCGATTCTATCACCCTTCAACTTCAAGAATTTAGCGTGCCAAGATGTGGATGAAGAAGTGGTGGTGTATGGAATCACGAGGAGGTGCGGTTGGGGTTCGGAGAGATGGAAGTCGGGGCTCTCGATGACGTCACGGAATTCCTTGCTCACGAATTTGGCGTTGATGATGCTTCCTATGGGGAGTCTTGAGAGAATATCTATGGTGATTTCTCGTGGGATATTTGCAAACAAATCTATATTGTTTACTACTGCCATCTTCAACCGAGACAAGTAAGCAATGCAGCCGTCGTTTACAAGGACTGgtagtatatatataatgaGGGCAAGGTATCTTTTCTTGTTCTATAATTCTTCCTATTCTGAATAGAAAACGGTTTACATAAATATACTAGTGTAATAATCCTTGACTGCTATCTTCAAGTTGTACATATCTATTGAACTTAGTATCGTCAATCCTAGCCCAAAACATGGTAGGCCGATTAAAATTTGTTATAGATTGATACTTCTTCCGTCCCCGACtaagagtcactcttttccatttcagtccgtccccgattaagagtcactcttcctaCTTAttatatttggacataaaaaaTACCCTAAAAGTCAAagaggtcccacattccactacctaactccatttattacaccaCACATTCAAACACTTCCTTAAAACTCGTCCCCAGTCAAAGAGTGACTCCTAATtggggacggggggagtatataGCTAGCCCAGCCAGCGATCCAACCATCTAAACCACAAATATTCCCAACCCATTCCAATGAATATAAATACTACACGATTGGAAATTCTAGTTTGTTTGACACTggaattttaaatataaaaaatggataaaaatgaaactatttgGTTGAATGTTAGTCCTATGACtcctatttattactccctccgccttataatagatgacacacttggggattgacatgagattttaggtgatgttgttttgtatgttaggtggagagagaaaatagtatatttatattaatgtgagagggagctttttctaaaaaaaaagaaatgtgacatcttttgtgggacaaactaaaaaaaaaagtgtgacatctattatgggacggaagaAGTATTTAAATGGGAAAATTAAATCCCAACTCTGATGATTCTTTTGGATTGTCTCGTGGATTTGACTTTGGAGAAATTTGAATATGACATGATCAATGAGAATGTGTTTTCAACTATATATTCTTTTGCAGGGAACATGATTGAGCTAATTGAAGGAAGGAACACAATTTCAGCCTTTTTTTTATAAGACGTAAATCTAGGGTGAGACTGATAGGGTCCTCGATTTAGTGAATCTCGCTAATGATTATCTCCACTATCTTCGATTTAGTGAATCTCGCCGAAGATTATCTCcagtatcttttattttatttgattcagTATCTTCTATTTTAGTTGGTTATTTTTATGCAATCTTTATCTTTATTGAGTCTAGTTATTATTCTATAAATTAGAGGTCTATGTACTCTtttattcattgagaaataaagtataaacttattctcattctcggttctggcggaaatcgccccctagcacctcaactaggatttatcttgttcttcgtttTGCTACAACTCGTTAGTGCTCTAGTCCGATAGATCAAGGGTCTATCAACTGGTGCTTCCATTGTTTACTCTTCCTCCATCCCATTCCTAATCTCAAATTCCCTCAAATCTCATGCCAAAATCTTCCCCAAAATCTCTAAAAAAAAACCAATAGTGCTCTAGTCCGATAGATCAAGGGTCTATCAGATACGACATTgtttaataatttattctaCTATCATACGTTCATGGCATCCACGTAAAAGTTcaaaaaatcatcaaaattatgatttaattggCAATGTTTGAAAGTTATAGAATATACCAGAATTTACTCACCCTTTAgtgctttattttttactatttgccaaaaaaaaatactactaattaaaaacgaataaattaaaatacaaattaaagaAGTTGAATGAGTTAAACTCATGATTAGTTCTTCCATTTGGTCCAACTCCGAACACGACCATTCATACATAAATTGAAATCCACACGATCAATAATCATTCTCGCATTGCTACTGTTCGGATTTTCGATATTCAGTAGTTATTTGCTTGATTTCGGAATTTGGATCGGCGATGGCGGAACAGGAGGAGATATCGGATCCTAGAACTGAGTCGTTCACTGACAAAATCACCGATAGGGTtcacggcgacggcgacggcgacgtcCACACGAGTTCTTCTTCATCGTCATCTGACTCGGAGCACGACAATGACAACAGAGCATCGGAATCTTCCGCCAAGGAGAATCGTGAGTTCCGCCGTGAAAAGCCGGTC contains:
- the LOC121789260 gene encoding putative F-box protein At5g15660 produces the protein MAVVNNIDLFANIPREITIDILSRLPIGSIINAKFVSKEFRDVIESPDFHLSEPQPHLLVIPYTTTSSSTSWHAKFLKLKGDRIAPNTVAFELAVPGYTPLLLSSINGLILLSEYHDDLPLHHLSICNPITREYVTLPNPPPPEYHYSRNSSFGLGVSRRTGQYKVVRIVQLDGKEHECQVYTLGTGKWRTIIEGTPPVKSRAVCSFVGGNLHWLVWSEDEDEDEAEVSRFDLETEVFTTLPVPPRCHDLTSHRSLYVIDDCLCLCDDSWSTSNGQIVIWLMRDGKSWTKDFFIYKTCHYRRLFGYLTPFKVLENGDLIMWDRTTACIFCYSSKTTYIKDYTNFFDPSFDFQSIALLYTPSLIPLKTLFMEEDVRSF